In Longimicrobium terrae, the genomic window CACCGTCATCGGCGGGCGCGACTCGTCGGAGACGGCGCGCGACCCCCGCGGCTTCGCGGTCAAGTTCTACACGGAAGACGGAAACTGGGACCTGGTGGGGAACAACCTGGCCGTGTTCTTCATCCGCGACGCGGTCAAGTTTCCGGACGTGATCCACTCGCTCAAGCCGGACCCGGTCACCTTTCGCCAGGAGCCGAACCGCATCTTCGACTTCATGAGCCAGACGCCGGAATCCATGCACATGCTGACGCACCTGTTCAGCCCGCGCGGAATTCCGGCCAGCTACCGGCACATGGAGGGCTTTGGCGTAAACACCTACAAGATGGTGAACGCCGAGGGCGGCACGGTGCTGGTGAAGTACCACTTCCACCCGCGCTGCGGGCTGGCCAGCCTGACGGCGGCCGAAGCGGGCAAGGTGCAGGGGCAGGACCTGGGCTCGGCGTCCCGCGACCTGTTTGAAGCCATCGAGCGCGGCGAGTACCCGCAGTGGGACATGTTCGTGCAGATCATGGATGACCACGAGCATCCCGAGCTGGACTGGGATCCGCTGGATGACACCAAGATCTGGCCGGAGAACGATTTTCCGCTGCGCCATGTGGGGGTGATGACGCTGAACCGCAACGTCAGTGACTTCCACAACGAGAACGAGCAGATCGCCATGGGCACCGGCGTGCTGGTGGACGGGCTCGATTTCTCGGACGACAAGATGCTGGTGGGCCGCACCTTCTCGTATTCCGACACGCAGCGGTACCGCGTGGGCTCCAACTACCTGCAGCTGCCGGTCAACTCGCCCAAGGGCGTGGACGGGCGCGTGCACACCAACCAGCGCGGCGGGCAGATGTCGTACGGCGTGGACCTGGCGCCGGGGCAGAACCCGCACGTCAACTACGAGCCGTCCATCCATGGCGGGCTGCGCGAAGCGGAGCGCAAGCCCAACCACGCGCCGGAGATCCACGGCCACCTGACGCAGAGCGTGCTGGAGCGCCGCAACGACTACGTGCAGGCGCGCGGCCGCTACAACACCATGATGGACTGGGAGCGCGACGACCTGGTGCAGAACCTGGGCGACCTGCTGGGCCAGTGCGAGCGCGACGTGCAGGAGCGCATGGTGTGGCACCTGCTGCTCGTGCACGACGACTACGGCACGCGCGTGGGCCAGGCCATCGGCGTGTCGGCGAACGACGTGAAGCACCTGCAGCCGCTGGCGGGCCAGGTGCTGACGGACGAGGACCAGGCGCGCCTCGCCAAGCTGGGCGCCAACGGCGACGTCATCGACCCCACCGTCTGGGGCACGTGGACCAGCTCGGTGACCAACTACCAGGCGAGCGCGGAAGAAGTGCTCGGCGGGATGAAGAACCCCATCAAGTAAGCACGCCTCTGGGGGTTCACGTCCCCGGTGCTGGCTGATGGATGATGAGCGGTGCCGCGCACCCGTCCCCGGACGGCGTGCGCGGCACCGCTTTTTTCGTTCGATGACGGGCGATGCGTTCGCTCGATGGCGGGGCGAGGGATGAACGCGGACGGGCATGGCGTGTATCCGGGGCACGCGAATGATTGACGTCCCCGACGACCGCCGCCCTGATGACCGAACTGGCCGCCGCCCCGGAAGCCGAAGCGCTGGAGCAACTTGTGGATCTGCTGCACGGCCGCCGCGTGGTGGTGCTGGCGGGGGCCGGGTGCAGCACGGAGTCGGGGATTCCGGACTACCGCAGCCCGGAAGCGCTGCTCAAGCCGCGTGCGCCCATTCAGTACCGCGACTTCGTGGGGAACGATGCGTCGCGCGTGCGCTACTGGGCGCGCAGCGCCATCGGCTGGCCGCGCTTCTCGTCCGCGCGGCCCAACGCGGGGCACCACGCGCTCGCCGCACTGGAGGCGGGCGGCGCCATCCAGGGCATCATCACGCAGAACGTGGACGGGCTGCACCACGCCGCGGGCTCCGCACGCGTGGTGGAACTGCACGGCTCGCTTG contains:
- a CDS encoding catalase codes for the protein MPERDPNASDDTRQAGEDRTLTTRQGHPVANNQSQRTVGSRGPATLENYHFLEKISHFDRERIPERVVHARGFVCYGEFEASGKIGDEPASTYTRAKLFATEGKKTPLAIRFSTVIGGRDSSETARDPRGFAVKFYTEDGNWDLVGNNLAVFFIRDAVKFPDVIHSLKPDPVTFRQEPNRIFDFMSQTPESMHMLTHLFSPRGIPASYRHMEGFGVNTYKMVNAEGGTVLVKYHFHPRCGLASLTAAEAGKVQGQDLGSASRDLFEAIERGEYPQWDMFVQIMDDHEHPELDWDPLDDTKIWPENDFPLRHVGVMTLNRNVSDFHNENEQIAMGTGVLVDGLDFSDDKMLVGRTFSYSDTQRYRVGSNYLQLPVNSPKGVDGRVHTNQRGGQMSYGVDLAPGQNPHVNYEPSIHGGLREAERKPNHAPEIHGHLTQSVLERRNDYVQARGRYNTMMDWERDDLVQNLGDLLGQCERDVQERMVWHLLLVHDDYGTRVGQAIGVSANDVKHLQPLAGQVLTDEDQARLAKLGANGDVIDPTVWGTWTSSVTNYQASAEEVLGGMKNPIK